The Candidatus Limnocylindrales bacterium genomic sequence TCAGGGCTGCCGGAAGATACCAGGAAGTCCAGAGACCGGGAGGCAGGAACTCTTTAGTATTTTTTTGTCAAATTTTACAGTAACTGCTAGGTTCTGCCCTCACCCACGGCCCCTCTCCCACAAGGGGCCGTGGGTGAGAGGGAGCAAAGTACTGCGTGTTTACCGTTAGTTAGAAAAAGGTACTTCGTTAGCTGATTTGGATTGTTAAATCTCGATCATTGAATATCTAAAACCGCCGAGACGATATTGCTGGTACCTCCAGCATCTTTCACGTAGAGATTAACTTCGAGTTGTGAGGATCTGGGGGTAAAGGAGTTGACAGGGACAGGTATATGGAGGGTTTTGGGAGCTCCGTTAACTCTGAAAGAGATAGGAGAAAGAGAAGGCCCGTTGGTGATAAAGATGTGAATCGTTCCAGAGGTTATTCGCTCAGAACCAGGTGTATAATCAGTAGTCAGGGTTACAATCTGTCCAGGACTGGCCGGATTCGGGGTAATGGTCAGTGAAGATAAAGACGGGGGAGCAGCAACCGAAGGTGGAGAGTAGGGAAGAGGACCCCTTAAGCCACAGCCGTAAAGAATCCCTGGAGTTATCCCGATAAGAATCCAAAACAAAAGGTTTTTGTTTATCTGTCGCATCATGGGGTAACCTCATCATTTATGTAGGTTAGAAGTATTCAAATCTCAGTCGCATCTTTCAGATAAACCTTATAAAATAAAGCTTTCTATTTGTCAAGTTTATATCGAAGGAGAGAAGTATGAAGATCCCATCACGCTTACGAGAAAATGCCCTGGCTATTTTTAAGGCAGGACTTCAAGCTGCAGACCCTTTAGAAGCTATTCATCGCCATGTCAAACGGATGGGCCTTAAGCTTCAGGTGGGCGAAAAGGTTTACAATCTTTCAGATTACGAGAGGATGTATGTAATCGGAGGAGGAAAAGCCGGAGCTTCCATGGCCCGAGCCGTTGAAGATCTTCTAAAAGGTCGAATTACGGCCGGGCTTGTCAACGTGAAGTATGGGCATTTAGCCGATCTGGAGGTTATTCGGCTCAATGAAGCAGGTCATCCTATTCCCGATGAGGCAGGGGTTCGAGGCACTCAGGAAATTGTGGATCTGGCGCGTCAGGCCGGAGACAAAGACCTGGTCATTTGCCTCATTTCTGGAGGTGGCTCGGCCCTTCTTCCTCTTCCTGTTCCGGGGATCACCCTGGAGGAAAAGCAAACGGTCACCAAACTTCTATTAGCCTGTGGAGCTACCATCAATGAGATAAACGCACTGCGAAAGCATATCTCTCAAATTAAAGGAGGTCAACTGGCCCGAATCGTTATGCCGGCAACCCTTATCAGTCTGATTCTCTCCGATGTCATCGGAGATCCTCTCGACGTCATCGCCTCAGGACCCACCGTACCCGATGAAAGTACCTTCCAAGATTGCTGGCGAATTCTTGAGAAGTATCAATTGGTGGATCGGGTCCCTCACTCTGTTCTTAACCATATTCGTGGAGGTTTATCCGGTCGGATTGCGGAGACCCCTAAACCCGGTGATCCTGCCTTTGCTAAAACTCAGAACCTCATTGTCGGTAGCAATTTCCTGGCCGTTAAAGCAGCCGCCCAAAAAGCTAAAGAACTGGGTTATAACACCCTGATTCTCTCCTCCTTTGTGGAAGGAGAGACCCGGGAAGTAGCTAAAGTTCATACGGCAATCGTCAAAGAGATTTTAAACTCCGGTAACCCTATTCCTCCTCCCGCCTGTATCATCTCGGGAGGGGAAACTACCGTGACCCTCAAAGGAGAAGGATTGGGTGGAAGAAATCAGGAGTTTGTGCTGGCTGCCGCTTTAGATATAGCCGGTTTAAAAGACGTGGTAGTACTGAGTGCTGGAACCGATGGAACCGATGGCCCCACCGATGCAGCCGGTGCTATCGCCGATGGATCTACCGTGCAGCGAGCCAAAGAGTTAAAGCTGGATCCTTTTAAATACCTCCAGGAAAATGATTCCTATCACTTTTTTCAACCCCTTGGGGATTTGATCCTTACAGGACCTACCAATACCAACGTGATGGATTTACGAATCATGCTGGTAGGTACTTAGTGGCAAATTCCTTGGAAAATATTCCCATGAGAAGGCTGGTTTTGGTCTCCCTTGTAGGGATTCTTCCTTATTTTTGGGAGATAAGGTATCCTGATTCGGGAGAGATTTTGCGGGATAAGTTAGTTCAGGCAGGTCCTGTCCAGCCCAATATGCCACAGACCTCGCCCCCTCCACCCCAGGCCCCTCCTCCCCTTCCAACCCGACCCATTAAACCTCAAATCCCTCTACCCATTCCCCGTCCCCGGATCGTACCGATCCCTCCGGCCATGCCAGGGATCCCGGCAGACTTCGAATTTCTGTTAATCCCCATAAGAACCAACCTTCTCAAGGCAGGTTTCAATTCCAGAAGAGGTAATATCCGGGTGGCCAGCCTGCGTATTCGATCCGTCATAGCTGAATTAGACCTGCTCCGGCAGTGGTTCCCGGATACGGCCCCTCAAATTCAACAGGCTCAAAGTAACCTGAATGAAGCTCTACGGCTTTTGGATCGAAACAGACCCGATGAAGCGGTCAGAATCCTCCGGGAGTCCGAAAAAAATCTCGATTCGATCCTGAAAGGGGATGATATCAGGTAGAAATCTTGAATCGAATCTCTTGAAAGGTTTTTTCAAGGCTCTCTAACCGCTGGAGGGTGGTCTCATATTTTGTGAGGAGTATTTCAACCGGTCGGAGGATATGATCCTCTAAAGATTTGAGAATATCCTTCTGAACCTGTTCTCTAAGTTTATCTTGCTCCCTTCGAATCAAATGGCGAATTCTCCGTTTTAGGACCAAAGCTTCTATAAAGTAGCTGAGCAGAGGAACTGAAATTAAAGAAAAAATCAGAGATTGAATGTGGAGAAGGATCTCGTCTAAATGGATTTCATAAAGGGAGATTCGACTGATATAGGATAAAGCCGGAATCCCGACGGCAGCCAGGGTAGCCAGCAGAGGAAACAGGTGTTGTCGAGATCTCCATTTCTCCCATCCGGATAGTTGGGTATAGCTTTCTTTTAAGGAGGCTTTTAATTTTTCTTTTTCGGTCTCTAAAAGTTTTTTGATTTGATCCCGGTTAGGAGGATGGATAGGTGTACAGGTATAAGGGTGGGTGGACGTATGGGAAGTCGCTCCCATACGTCCATATTCCCCTGTTCCTACACTCCCGTATCCCCCTACTCCCCTACTCCCACTTTCTGAGAATACGCTCTCCCATTCTTTTTTAATATCCCGCAGAAGGGTATTCAGGCGATGATAAATTGCACCTAAATCCATCAAGGCCTCCCATTTATCTAAATAAACAGAGACATCTTGAAAATCTTTTTCCTGACCCTGTCCGGAAAATGTAGCTGCAAATTCTTGTAAATAGCCTTTAAAGTCGGAGGTTATCTGGCGTAGGAGATAAAAAGGGGAAAATAACCGAAATTTAAAACTGATCATGAACCCCAGAGGACCTCCCATGAGGAGATCGATGCGATTCATGAAAACATCCTCCAGGGTTCTCCTAAAATCTCGAGTAAATAATGGATCTACGACCCGATCCTCTACAATTTTAGGGATACTGGCCAGAGAACCCATCCCAGCCCGGTCAGGGGAACTTGTTTGGGGCCTGTCGGAGGGTTTTAGACTTGCCTCGGTTAATAAGTATCGACATTTCTGGATCATTTCCCATCCCTTTTCAAAATGAAGCAGGGTTTTTAAGTCGAGGAAAAGGGAATGAATATCCTCTAAAAACTTTATCTGACCCATCTGCTTCAAAGTGACCTGATCCCGAATCAACTTTTCGAGTTGACCGAATTCATTTTCGCTAAAATCCTTTGCTTCTCCTTGTTTACTCTGGAGAGCTCGCTTTGCAGAAATCCGGAATATCCGATTTCGGGGTAGGTTGGGATAGCCTTCTTCTTTCAAAACTTCCAGGAAATGATCCACAATCCTTTCTAAACTTTCTCGGGCCTGTTTGCGATTCGGTTTATTTTCCAGGAGCTCATCGATTCGATTAAAAACAAAAATAAAGCTCTTTTGATAATTGGCTAAAACCGATAAGTACTTTTCATGGAGGACCTCATCGTTATACTTTTCATGATCCACCATCCAGATAACGATGTCGGCATGGGGAATCATTTCATTGACTTGTTGAGGATGTGAAGGTTCGTCGCTATCAATGTCCGGTAGATCTACCAGAACTACCTCTTCCAGGGAGAATTCTTTGTGGGAAGAGATCTCATCCCGGCCAGGATGAAAGAAGGGATACTTTAAAATCTGATCGATCCGTTTCTGATGGCAGAAAAAGACTTTATGATCCGTGAATCCTCGCTTCGCGGAACTTTTAGAAATAACTTTCCCGGCAAGGGCATTGATTAAAGCAGATTTGCCAACCCCGGTCCCTCCAATGAGGGCTATAAATAAAGGCTCGTCCAGAGCGTTCAGCTTCTCTTGAATAGACCGGACCTTCTTTCGAAATAGTTCCAAAACGGCAGGATCCGGCCGGATAAAGTCCAGTTCATTTACGAACCTTTCTAGATCGTTGACCAGGTCCTTGAGATGGTCTTTGAGTTTACTTTGCATCGAGAAGGCGGAAGGTGAGAGGTCCGGTAAGCCTTCCTTTCACCTCTTATCTGGTTCCTTTCGCCTAATCCTTTTCGGCCTCCAGCCGTTGTATAAAGGGTACGGCCTTTGTTTTAAGGAGGCTTACATGAGCTGCCAAACGATTGATGTTTTCTAAATCTTTTTGATACTCTTGGATAAACCTTATATAGCGTTCTTTTCGTTTGTTTACTACATTTTTGAAAATATCTAAGTATCTTTCCCCTCCGGCAACCATAAACCGTTCCAGTTCTTCTTTTCCCCAAAATTTAGTAACCAGCCAATCCCATACCCAAGAAATTCCGGCTGCAGCGGCGGCTTCTTCACCGGTGATGGTTCCCCCCTTGGCTCCAATATAAATGAAGAGAAGTAAAATAAGTATTAAAATGACACTATCCATCAAATTGATCCACACAGAGCCAACTTCCCGAAGGGCTTGTATTTTGGAGTGCACCTCCCCTTCCAACCACTTCTTAAATTGGGTGACTTCCTGGTTATACAAGGTATAGATTGAGTCCGAAGCGTGAGGGGGTTTGAGAGGATGGGAGTGTGGAAGTAGAGGGGGTGGGGAGGTGGGGAAAATAGTGTCTGTATTCCCAGACCTACAGACTCCTACATTTCCAGACTCCCCTGCTCCTTCCAGACTGGATCCAATACAGCTTTCTTTAATCAATCGCTGTACATGGTCTTCCACATCTCCCAGGTGGCTCATCAGAATATTGAATTTCTTATCAAAATCCCCCTCGATAAAATGCTCGATGGCATCTCGACTTCTTTGGAGGGTCTTTTCTTCCTTACCGAAGATGCTCTTAAACCATTCCCAAACCGTCTTAACTCCCTTTAAAAGAGCTACATTCAGGGATCCGATGAGACTCGCCAGGTTTTCTCGAATCAAATTGATAACCGCACGGTTATTAAGCCCTCCCACGAGTTTAATTTCATTGATCATTGCTTCGGTAGTAAGGCGAAAATCTTTTTCAATTTGACTTTCCAGGCTAAGAAGTTCCCGTTGCTGTTCCTGGAGGTGGGCAAGCAGGGCTTCTAACCGCTCAATCAGATGATCCAGGGATCTGGAGACGAGTTGAAACTTAAACTTCCTTTTCTCTGCCGGATTCAGAAAAGTGTTAAAAAATTCGTAAAACTCATCTCTAACTTTTTGAGAAAGCTGTAGAGGATAATTCTCCGTTTGGGGTTGTTCCCGATCTATATAGAAAATCCTTTCTTCTAAAGGGGATCCCTGGATTCTTGAACGGGAGCCGGTAGGGTCCATCTTTGGAATCCTTCCCTTTTCCCGTAAGTGTTCCTTGAAATCTTCTATAAGTCCCTCGGCTTTATGCTCGGGAGTAAGCTTATTAAGGACAAAGACGACAGGTTTTCCCAGGCTTTGGAGGTACTGGACATCCTCCCAGAGGCGGTTATCGGCATACTTTTCTGTGCTGAATATAAACAGGATTAAGCTTGCGATATGGAACAGGTCATGGGCAACCTCCTTGTTTTGAGCCTCGGTGGTATCCACATCGGGGGTATCCAGTAGAGCAAAATCTTCTGGGTAGTCAGGCCGTTGGGAGGGATACAGGATAATTTTTCTAGGAAGAGATTTTTGTTTGTCCCTGGAAGACCTTGTGACCCGATTTTCAAATACTTGCAACATGACCTGTTGAGACACGATCTTCTCGTACGGTTCCAGGAAATCTTTTCGATTAAAATAAGCCGTTTGGGAAGGATGGTGGTAGAGGACCGGGATCGAAGTAGTCGGTCTTAAAAGGCTGACCAAACTTGCGATCTCGCCTGCAAGGGTGTTAAACAGCGTCGATTTCCCGCAACTCGAGCCTCCGGCAAAGGCGATGATAAAGGGCATGTTAAAGTTACTTAAAATAGAGGTCACACCTTCCAGATCCCGAGAACGAATTTCCGATAACTCCTCCATTTTTTTTAAATAATCTGGATAACCGGGCAGAAAGTAAACCCTGGTGAGATCCTCGATGATTTGATGGAGAAGCTCAAGGATTCCCTGTCTCTGTTCTTCAAGTTCTATACTGGGTGATTTAAAAGTATTCATCAGGGATTGAGTAAGAAATTTATTTTCTTTTAAATAAAAAAGGCTGCTTAACCCGCCATCAGGCTTAAATGATTGTAATTATAATATAACACAGACATTTTCTATCGCCATATTAAATTTAAAAACAGATCCTATCCCTTTGCAGAATGGGGCCTTCGTTTCCAGGCCTTCTCCAACATCCTGGACTTAAAGTAGTCCCCGGAGAGCTCCCATGGTGTAACCGGATCTGGGACCGGTCGTTCCGGTGGAACTTAACGGGTTTAACCCTTCCCCCGGGGTTTGATAACCTCGATTTAAAGTCCCTGAATCTTATCCCAACCCAGGAATCCTCGAGGGGTTAGGGAGCTATTTAAAATTTTAGTTGCAAGATCGGTAGTTTTTTACCGTTATGATAAAATCTTGACAGTTTGAGAGAAGCGGGTTTACACTCTTTCCTGAGATTAAAGGGGTTAGACACGGCCTGGAAAGTTCTATCTTTGAACTTGCTTAGGGACCCGAACAGGTTAGAGATTTATTATAGAAGGTTGAAAATTTTCCATTTAATCTGTTTTAGATAGGAGGTTCTTTCATGCGTTGGTCAAGGTATTTTTTACCTACTTTAAGGGAGGTGCCAGCAGAAGCCGAAGTCATCAGTCACCAATTGATGGTAAGGGCGGGAATGATTAGAAAATTAGCGGCGGGGGTCTATTCCTATCTTCCCTTTGGATTGAGGGCTTTAAAAAAAGTTAGGGAGATTATTCGGGAGGAAATGAACCGGAAGGGAGCGCTGGAGGTTTATCTTCCCGTAGTTCAGCCTGCAGAGATCTGGCAGGAATCGGGTCGATGGCAGCTTTATGGTAAAGAACTGTTACGGTTTAAAGACCGACATGATCGGGATTTTTGTCTGGGTCCCACCCATGAAGAAGTGATCACCGATATTGTACGTAAAGAGGTTAAATCTTATCGCCAGCTTCCCCTTAACCTTTACCAGATCCAGACAAAGTTTCGAGACGAGGTTCGGCCCCGGTTTGGGCTTATGCGGGGTCGAGAGTTCGAGATGAAGGATGCTTACAGTTTTGATAAAGATGAAGAGGGGGCCAACAAGAGCTACCAGGATATGTACGATGCTTATTGCAGGATTTTTGAGAGGTGTGATCTCAATTTCCGGGCTGTGGAAGCCGATACAGGTCCGATAGGAGGTTCCTATTCCCATGAGTTTATGGTGTTGGCCGATACCGGGGAAGATATTGTGGTGGGTTGTGATACCTGTAGCTATGCGGCGAATATGGAGAAAGCCGAAGTTCGACGGGAATCCAGGGAAACCCAAGGGGTTGAAATGAAGGAATTGGAAAAAATTTATACCCCCCAGGTTAAGACGATCCAGGATCTGACCACTTTTCTGTCTGCTAAACCGGATCAAATGGTTAAAACTTTGATATTTCAAGTCGATGGGCGACCGGTAGCAGTTTTGGTTCGTGGAGATCATGAAATTAACCCGGTAAAACTTAAAAATCTTCTGGGAGCCGATGTGGTGGAAATGGCCGATGAGGAAACCGTTCGAAGAGTTAGCGGTGCTCCGATAGGATTTGCAGGTCCTGTAGGACTCAAGGGTATCGAAATTATAGCAGATTTTGCCGTTCAAGGAATGTCAAATTTCATTACCGGAGCCAATGAAGCGGATAGACATCTAAAGAACGTTAACCTGAATCGGGATTTTAAAGTAGATCGGTTTGCAGATATTCGTCAGGCGATGGAGGGGGATCTTTGTCCACGGTGCGAAACCGGAAGACTAAAAATTACCCGGGGTATAGAAGTCGGTCATGTATTCAAGTTGGGAACCAAGTATAGTAAAGCCATGGGAGCTACTTTCCTGGATGCCGATGGAAAGGAAAAATACATTATCATGGGTTGTTATGGAATCGGGGTTGGAAGAACTGTAGCGGCTGCCATCGAACAAAATCATGATGAAAACGGAATTATCTGGCCTTTCCCCATCGCACCTTTTCATGTCCTGATTTTACCCGTTAACATGACAGACTCTCGTATGGTGGAAACAGCCGAAAAAATTTATCAAGAGCTTCTTGCAGAGGGGATCGAAGTACTTCTCGATGATCGGGATGAAAGGCCCGGGGCTAAGTTTAAAGATGCTGACCTTATTGGAATTCCTTTGAGGGTTACGGTGGGTAACCTGGTCGCATCGGAAGGAAAGGTTGAAATTAAATTCCGTAAAACTGGAGAAGTTGAAAAAGTTCCTGTCACTGAAGTAACACAACGGATTAAAGCGATTCTTTCTGCTCAGCTAAAATAGCTGGCAACTAGTTTGCACTCAACCTTACACAGGGATAGGAGGGTGAGCATTTGGGTATGAGCTTGCTGAAACGAAGGGTTAAAATTGGCCTCGCACTGGGTGGGGGTGTTGCACGTTCTATTGCCCATGTAGGCATCTTTAAAGTTTTAGAAAGAGAGAAAATTCCCATTGATTGTATGGCCGGTTGTAGTGGCGGAAGTTTAGCGGGTGCTCTCTATGCCTCTGGGGTCAGTGTCGAAGATCTAGAACGTATAGCTTCCACCCTCACCTGGAAACACATCGCCAATCTGGCACTTCCCAATCGGGGTTTTATTTCTAATAAAAGGATGCTCCGATTTTTGGAAAAAAATTGTCCCAAGAGCCGATTTGAAGATTTACGTATTCCCTTCAGTGTAGTGGCTACGGATCTCATGACAGGAGAGGAAGTTATCTTTGATCGAGGTGAACTGTTTCCGGCCATCCAGGCAAGTTGTAGTATTCCGGCCATTTTTAGACCGGTTAAGATCCAGGGTCGTCATTACATCGATGGGGGTTTTGTCAGCCAGATTCCGGTCCGGGCTGTTAGAAAAATGGGAGCCGATCTGGTAATTGCCTGCGATGTCAATTATAACGAGATCCGTAATGGAGAACCTACCAATCTCGTAACCCTTATTTTTCACCTTCTTTCTACCGTATCCCGGAAAAATGCCCTGGAATCCAGACAACAGGCGGATATTGTAATTTCGGTTGACGTCCATGGTATCGGATTATCCGAGCTCCACCGGGGTAAGGAGATTATTGCCCGGGGAGAAGAGGCAACACTCCAAATTCTTCCTATCCTGAAACAGGAAATCAGTAAACGAGAAAGTTTAGTTTCCCATACTTTAAGTAAATTATGTCATCTCTGACAAACACCATAAATCCCTTAGACGGCGAAGAAAGCCGTCTAAACCATGAAGATGTTTTTTCAGGTGACAAAATCGGTATCTGAAACCCTTTTTAGGGTATCAGTAAGTCAGGGGGAGTATTTATTCTTAGGGGATTTAAATTCTCCATGAGGGGGTTAACAAGAAGATTAACCCATTCATGGCGAACGGTATGGGTTTGTGTCGGCGAGATCGCTAATACTTGCTGGAATAACCGGTTTCCTCCTGGTCCTTGTGGCGTTCCTGTTTTGGCCAGTCTGTGTTCCGTTAAGTGAAGAAGATCTTACATCGTTCACCGTACCCATCGAGCAACGAACTGATAAAGATTTCTATCTCACAGTTTTTCAGAGGCGAACAGGTCGGTGGTATCAATGTAAAACCAGACTTTCAAGAAAAATGTTTTTTTGAAGGTATCCGGGGAGCACCTCACAGGCGCTTTGGAAGTGAACAGGCAAAAATAGCGTGTTATTCAAGCCTTCGTCAGGAAATAGCAGGCTCTGTGCGGTAGATTTTCAGAAGGTCGCCTTAATGAATTACCAGAGTAAATTCCCGGTAGGGACGAAACGGCTATTAACGAACGAACTAACGATCCTCAAGGAGCTCAGGCTTTAATACACCAATAAAAGGAAGATTGCGATACCTCTGTTTATAATCCAATCCATAACCCACAACAAATTTATCCGGAATTTCAAAACCTTGATACGCAATAGGAAGTTTTACGATTCTTCGAAATGGCTTATCTAAAAGGGTACAGATTTTTAAACTGGCCGGTTTTCTGGCCTCCAGATTGTTGAGGAGATACCTTAAAGTCAGACCGGTATCGATAATATCTTCAACGATAAGAATCTCGCGTCCGGTGATCGTTTCATCCAAATCTTTTAATATACGAACCACTCCGGAGGTTTTTTGAGAATCTCCATAGCTGGAAATGGCCATGAAATCCAGGGAGATATGAATAGAGATGGCCCGGGCCAAATCAGCCAGAAAAAACACCGCGCCTTTTAAAATACTTATCAGGATAGGTTCTTTATCCCGGTAATCCCGGGAAATGGCTTCGCCCAGTTCTTTAACACGACGTTGAATTTGATCTGTAGATACAAGAATTTCTTGAATATCGTTGGATAGCATAAGAGAAATTTCCTCTAAAAAAGTTAAAAAATTTTTATTATATCTTGACAAATTAAACAAAAAATCCTAGTATATGGGTAGAAGGCTCCGAGAGGTAGGAAGGTTGATCTAGCTGACCTAAAGAAGTGGCAACTTCGATGAAGTTACCGCAAATTGAAACCTGTAAAGGGAGTAAAGGTTGCGGTAATGGAGAAAAGCCCACAGGAGTTCTTCCTCTTCAGGAAGGCTAGGTAGACTGGAGGATCACTTGGGGCCTTCCTCTTTTTTTACCCCTCGACTCAATCCATATTTATAAAAGAGCTGTTGGTAGTCCTTTTCATAAAAAATCTTAATGTTGATATGGGGATATAACTCTCGAAGTTTCCTGATTTTTCGATTCTTTCGGGTAACCAGTTGTTGCTTCATGGTGGTTAATTCAATATAAAGATCCAGATCGGGTAAATAAAAATCCGGAGTAAAGGCTGTAACCACGTTTCCTTGCTCATCCCACGACAGAGGGAAGGTTTTGGGTTCATACTCCCATCGAATTTGATAAAAATCCAAAAGCCTTGCAAATTCCTCTTCACTGGGATTTGCAAAAACCGTTTTACGATGGGAAGGTTTTTTTCCGGTTAGAAATTTAGCCAGATGTAATTTGCTGTTAAATCTTAATTTTTCCAATTCCTCCGAGGTTTCCTTCTTTTTAAATCTAATTTCCTTCAGCTCGGTAGCTTGAAGGATCAATTTAACTGCACTTTCCTGCGTCCAGCTATCTGTATTGAGGATTAAATCATAGAATTTGAAGTCCATCCAATCCTCTCCGTACAGGTATCGGATATATTCCCGACGGTGACGATCACTTTCTTCCAGTAGAGAAGCCGCCCTGGCTTCATCCACATTAAGTCTTTCACAAAGCCGTTTTATTCGACTTTCCCAGGATGCCAGGATTTTGATATGAAGGGCACTGGAAAAGCCTTTGAAGAGAAAAGTTCCACCCCGACCCAGAACGATGATGTCCCTTTCCAGGGCCATGTCTGCAATAATAGTTCGAACCAAATCTATATACAGTCTTCTCTGATCGTCAGCCTTCTGAATTCCTTCCGGAATTTTTTCATCGATCTCATCCAGATGGAGGCCGGGAACTTCGTAACTCCGGAATTGCTCGCGGAGAAACCCTTGATCAATCAAAGTAAAGCCTAACTCTTTGGCTAACCGATTGGCAATATCTTCCCCACCACTGGCCAGTAATCGAGAAATAGTGATAATGGCCATAAGGAAAAAGCAACCTCTATAGAGATGCGAGGCGACACCGATAGAAAGTAGCCTATATGATCGGGTATCTTCGCATCGTTAACTTATTCTTCGATGTATTTTTGAAAAATTATAACGGCTAAAATAAAACTTATGGCTGCTGAAGAGAAAAGTTCCAGAATATATTGACTTTCCACTCTCCCCTGCAGAAGGGCCTGCCGTGCACCCTCGAAAATCGCCGTTGTAGGGAGCAATTTAATCAAGGGGAGGACCTCCGGCGGAAAAGAAGAGAGGGGAAAAAATAAGCCTGCCAGGAAGACCAGAGGAGTTATTACCACCCCTTGGATTTTATTGAGATCCTCTGGTCGGTCCATCACGGTTCCACACATGGTCCCCACGCAAGAAAAGATCATAGAACCCAGGAAAACAAACAGGAGATAGAACAGGAGATGGGAGACAGCAAGGGAAGAATCCTTAAACTCCCCGAAGGCAGATTCTGAGCCTGTAGAGGTTTGGAAATTTATCAGGAACAATAAAATGATGGCAACCACCATTCCTTTGATGGCACCCAGGAGAAAACCGGAAAGAATTTTGCCAATCACGATCTCGTAAACGGAGATGGGATTTACCCGGTATTCGTTAATAGTCTTCTGGACAATTCGATGGAACCATAAACTCCAGGCCCCATGGTCAAAGGCACTGGTTACGGCTGTCATGGAGACCAACCCGGGCACCATAAACGTCATATAGGGAACG encodes the following:
- a CDS encoding ABC transporter permease, which gives rise to MELRGIFPICERDFIVSWRNISSDLLPTIVSPLTFFLAFGFGLQGYLSDIEGVPYMTFMVPGLVSMTAVTSAFDHGAWSLWFHRIVQKTINEYRVNPISVYEIVIGKILSGFLLGAIKGMVVAIILLFLINFQTSTGSESAFGEFKDSSLAVSHLLFYLLFVFLGSMIFSCVGTMCGTVMDRPEDLNKIQGVVITPLVFLAGLFFPLSSFPPEVLPLIKLLPTTAIFEGARQALLQGRVESQYILELFSSAAISFILAVIIFQKYIEE
- a CDS encoding cytidylate kinase family protein; this encodes MAIITISRLLASGGEDIANRLAKELGFTLIDQGFLREQFRSYEVPGLHLDEIDEKIPEGIQKADDQRRLYIDLVRTIIADMALERDIIVLGRGGTFLFKGFSSALHIKILASWESRIKRLCERLNVDEARAASLLEESDRHRREYIRYLYGEDWMDFKFYDLILNTDSWTQESAVKLILQATELKEIRFKKKETSEELEKLRFNSKLHLAKFLTGKKPSHRKTVFANPSEEEFARLLDFYQIRWEYEPKTFPLSWDEQGNVVTAFTPDFYLPDLDLYIELTTMKQQLVTRKNRKIRKLRELYPHINIKIFYEKDYQQLFYKYGLSRGVKKEEGPK